In Pseudomonas abieticivorans, the genomic window ATTGATCGCGTACTCGATTTTCTCCGGCGCATACACATAGAAGTGCCCGAAACCACCGCCCAGGTACGGCGCGGCGCCCATTTGCCAGAACAGCCAGTTCAGGGTTTCGGTGCGCCCGGCGAGGTCCTCGGGCAGGAACTGACCGAATTTTTCGGCCAGGTACAACAGGATCGAGCCGGACTCGAACACCCGGATCGGCGGCGTGGCGCTGCGGTCGAGCAGGGCAGGGATCTTGGAGTTCGGGTTGATGCCGACGAAGCCACTGCCAAACTGGTCGCCTTCGTTGATGCGGATCAGCCAGGCGTCGTACTCGGCATCACTGTGCCCCAGCGCCAGCAACTCCTCCAGGAGGATGGTGACCTTGATGCCGTTGGGCGTGGCCAACGAATAGAGCTGCAGCGGGTGCTTGCCCACCGGCAGTTCTTTCTCGTGGGTGGGGCCGGCGGTGGGCCGGTTGATGCTGGCAAACTGGCCGCCCGAGGGCGCGTCGTTGTGCCAGACCGTGGGGGGGACGTAGGCGGTTTTGCTCATGAATAAGGGTCCTGCACGCGAGGGTGGAGGTGGCGAGATGGCCGAACAGGCCGCTGTTCGGATAAGCTCAACCACAGAAAATGCCGTGCAAAGAGAATAACCATGAATACCCCCCTTCAGACAAGTGAAGCTGGCACTGCCCGCAGCATCGAAGTGACCGAAGCCACCATCGCGCAATTGCGTGCCGCGCTCGAAACCGGCCAGGCCACGGCCGTCGAACTGGTGCAGGCCTACCTTGCCCGTGTCGACGCCTACGACGCTGCCGACACGCCCACCGCCCTCAACGCCGTGGTGGTGCGCAACCCGGCGGCGCTCGATGAGGCGCGGGCGTCCGATGCCCGTCGTGCCCAAGGCCAAACCCTGGGGCCGCTGGATGGCATCCCCTACACCGCCAAGGACAGCTACCTGGTGAAAGGGCTGACCGCAGCCTCCGGCAGCCCGGCCTTCGCCAAGCTGGTGGCGCAACGTGATGCCTTTACTGTCGAACGCTTGCGCGCCGGCGGGGCGATCTGCCTGGGCAAGACCAATATGCCGCCCATGGCCAACGGTGGCATGCAGCGCGGTGTGTACGGCCGAGCCGAAAGCCCCTACAACGCGGCGTACCTGACGGCGCCCTTTGCCTCGGGTTCCTCCAACGGCGCGGGCACGGCCACCGCGGCCAGCTTCGCAGCCTTTGGCCTGGCCGAAGAAACCTGGTCCAGCGGCCGGGGCCCGGCGTCCAACAACGGGCTGTGCGCCTACACGCCGTCGCGTGGGGTGATCTCGGTACGCGGCAACTGGCCGTTGACGCCGACCATGGACGTGGTGGTGCCTTACGCGCGCACCATGGCCGACCTGCTGGAGGTGCTTGACGTCGTCGTCGCCCAAGACCCCGACACCCGTGGCGACCTGTGGCGCCTGCAACCCTGGGTGCCCATCCCCAGCGTGGCGTCGGTGCGCCCCGCCTCGTACCCGGCGCTGGCGGCGGGCACCGAGGCGCTGGCGGGCAAGCGCTTTGGCGTGCCGCGCATGTTCATCAACGCCGACCCCGCGGCGGGCACCTCCGAGGCCCCCGGTATCGGTGGCCCAACCGGGCAGCGGATCAACACCCGCGCTTCGGTGATCGCGCTGTGGGAGGCCGCACGCAAGGCCATCCAGGCGGCCGGTGGCGAAGTGGTCGAGGTCGACTTCCCGCTGGTGTCCAACTGCGAGGGCGATCGCCCCGGTGCGCCGACGGTGTTCAATCGTGGCCTGGTGAGCCCGGAGTTTCTTCACCATGAGCTATGGGACCTGTCGGCCTGGGCGTTCGATGAGTTCCTGCAGGCCAACGCCGATCCGCATTTGAACCGCCTGGTGGACGTGGACGGTTTGAAGATATTCCCGCACGACCCCGGCACCTTGCCCAACCGCGAGGGCGACCTGGCGGCGGGCATGGATGAGTACGTGCGCATGGCCGAGCGCGGCATCACGCCGTGGGACCAGATCACCACGCTGCCCGATGGCCTGCGGGGGCTTGAACAAACGCGCCGCCTGGACCTTGAAGACTGGATGGACACGCTCAAGCTCGATGCCGTGCTGTTCCCGACCGTGGCAGACGTGGGCCCGGCGAACGCCGACGTGCACCCCGAATCGGCAGACATCGCCTGGAGCAATGGCGTGTGGGTAGCCAACGGCAACCTCGCCATCCGCCACCTGGGGGTGCCAACCGTCACGGTGCCCATGGGAGTGATGTCTGACATCGGCATGCCGGTCGGCCTTACGTTTGCTGGCCGCGCCTACGATGATTCGGCGCTGTTGCGTTATGCCGCAGGGTTCGAGTCGACGGGTAGCAAGCGGCTTGTGCCACCCCGTACCCCCGCCCTGAAGCACTAACCCAGCCGCGTCACCGTCTGTAGGAGCGGATTGATCCGCGAAAAGATCGCCTCGGTTTGCCTGATGTACCCGTGGCAATTTTTTCGCGGATAAATCCGCTCCTGCGGGAGGGGCGGTGCACATTTGACAGCTTCCAAGTCCAGTCAGACGAATCCATCGCCCCTGCGTTCGAATGGATACCGTTTAGCAGGTCAATAAAAACAGCTACAGATGGACCATCTGCACGCTGTTGTTCGTCGCCATCGGCATCAACTACATCGATCGCCAGATGATCGGTATTCTCAAACCCACCCTCGCCGCTGAACCCAAGTGGTCGGAAACCGACTACGCCAGCATCGTGTTCTGGTTCCAGTGCGCCTACGCCATTGGCTTTTTGACCTTCGGGCGGGTAATCGACAAGGTCGGCGTGCGCATCGGTTACGCGCTGGCGTTTACCTTGTGGACACTGGCCAGCATTGGCCATGGCATCGTCCACAGCGTCACGCAGTTCGCCTTGGCGCGCTTTGCCTTGGGCCTCGGTGATCGGTATCGGTGGCACGGCCGGTGCCATGGGCGGCATGCTGATGACCACCTACAACGGCTACATCCTGGAGGTGTTCAAGTCCTACCAGCCGATCTTCATCGTGGCCGGTAGCGCCTACCTGGTGGCGATCGTGGTGATCCATCTGCTGACGCCGCACCTCAAGCCCGTGGCCGCCGAGCGTTTGCTCAAGCTGTAAACGCCCGCAAGGGGCAAAGGTGCAGATTTGCCAACCCTGGCTCCGGCACTTTGCCCCCTAACGCCATGCCTGGCCGTGCTACAACATGGCCAGTTCAACGCATGGAAACGCCATATGACCAACGCCCGCCCAGCCACCGTCCGATTCGGCGCCTTCTGCGTCGCCAGCTTCCTGCTGTCCATCGCCTATGGTGCGACGTTCCTGCTGTCATTGCTGATCGCCTCCCTGGGCGGCAACGAAGGCCAGGCCGGGCAGGTATTTGCCGTGGCCATGGTCAGTACGTTGGCCGCGGTGCTCGGCTCCGGGCACCTGATGCAGCGCTGGGGCGCGGCGCGCTGTATCACCTTGGGCGCCGCTTGCCTGGTGCTGGCCTCGCTGGGGTTTGCCCAGGTTTCGGATTTGGGCCCGGCCCTGTGGGTGTGTGGCCTGTTGCTGGGGGTGGGCTGGGGCTTGTTCTACACGGTGGGGCCGATCATGGTCGCGGCCATGATCGAGCCGGCCCGGCGCACCCACTGCTTCGCGCTGTTGTCGGGCAGCATGTTGACTGGCATTGGCAGTGGCCCGCTGGCGGGTAAACTGGCCAGCCATTTCGGCTTTGCAGTGCAATCGGCATTCTATTGCGCGGCGCTGGCAGCGGCATTGGGCGGCCTGTATTTCTGGCAGTTGGGCGGCGGGCAACGGCCTGCCGGGCGGGTGGAAATCAGCCTGGCGTCGGCCGCCAAAGTGTTGTGTTCGCGCAGTGCCTGGTCAATTTTGCTGGTGGGCCTGGGCGGGGCGATCTTCGGCGGCCTGGGCAGTTTCCAGACCAGCTACGCGCACAGCCTGGGGCTCGACTACTCGCTGTTTTTCATGGGCTTCATGGGTGCGGCCATTGGCTGCCGTTTACTGATTGCCGGGTGGGTGGTCAAGCGTGATCCGCTCGCCACCAGTGCGCTGTTGACCGGGCTGATGCTGATTGCCGTGACCGGGTTCGGTAGCTGGGTGCACGGCAGCCTGGGTTACATCTTGACCGCCGCCTTGCTGGGCATCGGCTATGGCCTGAACTATTCGGTGATCAACGGCCTGGCGGCCAACGAGGCGCCCCCGGGGCTGACTGCGCAAGCCTTGTTGCTGTTCAGCCTGGCCTACTTCATCGGCGTGTTCGGCTACCCCTTCCTCGCCGGCAAGCTGATCAGCGAGGGTGGGGTCCAGGGCTTGCTGCTCAGCGTCAACCTGATCGCTTTGCTGGTGTGGCTGGTCAGCCTAGGCCGCTGGCTGGGCGGGCTGTTTGGCCGCGCAGGGGCGGCCTCCAACCCCTAGCCCATCGAGCAGGCCTGATGAGCGGTGCGCGTCAGGCGCGCCGTCTCATTCACGCATGCCAGCACCGATACCAGCCGTCCTGCTCGCTGACCTGCAACTGGGTGCCGTACAGCTCGGACAGTTGCGCGCTGGTCAGTACCTGGGCCTTGGGCCCGTCGGCGACGACCCGGCCGTGGTTGATGAGCACCACCCGGTCGATCTCGGGGATGATTTCGTCGATGTGGTGGGTGGTGATGATCATCGCCCGTTGTTCATGGCAGAAGTCGCGCATCAGCGTCAGCAACCCCAGGCTTGCGCCCATGTCCAGGCCGCTGGTGGGTTCGTCCAATATCAGCGCCTGTGGGCTGTGGGCCAGGGCGCGGGCCAGTAGCAAGCGGCGTTTCTGGCCGGTGGACAGGCGTTGGAACATGCGTTGCTCATCGACGTCCATGCCCAGTTGGCCGAGCAAGTCGCGGGCGCGGGCAATCTGCTCGGCAGTGGGTTGCAGGTGGGCGTGGGCGCCCATGGCACCGAAAAAGCCCGAGAGCACCACGTCCAGCGCCGACGTGTAGGGGGTGTAGTCTTCCTGCATGTCCTGGGACACGAAGCCGATCTTGCTGCGCAAGTCCCACAGGTTGACGGTCTGCTGGCCGAACAGCGTCAGTGAGCTGTCGGGGCGCTCCACCGGGTAGAGCTCGCGGTTGATCAATTTGAGCAGGGTGCTTTTGCCGGCGCCGTTGGGGCCCAGGATGGCGACGCGCTCCTGGTAGTCAATCTTCAGCGACACCCGGTCGAATACGCGGGTTTGTTGTTGGTAGGCGGTGACGTTGTTCAACTCGATCATGGAGGTGCATTCCGCAGGGCTTTGGCCGGTATTGAAGCAATCGGGCGCGCTGATTGCAATCGCGCCGGGCACCTGGCAGGGCGCCGGTGTGTATGACGTTTCCTATTAGTGCTTGGGAATGGTAGGGCTTTTTATGCCCTTGAATTGGTACAGACTTTGTTCCTGATCGCTTTTCAGGAGGCTGCTGCCCATGTCCCAATCGCCTGTTTCAAGCCCGGTCGTCGCGGGCTTCATCAACCCCTCGCTGCTCATCGAGTGCGAGAACACCGTGCCGCGCAGCATGGTCCACCGCGCGGCCGTCAGCGAGGTGTTCCTGACCGGCGCGGTGCTGGCAGGCGAGGGGCATTTTCGCTGCATGGCCCAGTTGCCGCGCACCCACAGCTATTTCAGCGAACACAGCCAGCGCCACGCGCACTACGACATGTTATTGCTGCTGGAGGTGTTTCGGCAGGCGTCGATCTATATCTCCCATGCGTTCCTTAACGTCAGCGCCCAGGACAAGTTTATCTACTTGGACAGCGTCACCCACGTCACCGAGCGCAATGCCTTGGCGGTGGGCGAGCGCCCGGCGCTGGCGCTGATCGAGGTGTGGGTGGTGGACCACCACTGGCGCCATGGCGTGCGCAGCGGCGTCACGCTGAACATGGCACTGAGCATCGATGGCCAGGTGGCGGCCCGCCACGAAGGCATGAGCATCCGCTGGATGGCCGGCGCGGCCTGGGCCAGGATGCGGGCCCGCGGGCAGGCAATGGTGCCAGTGGGGGCCGATGGCGTGGCGCAACTGCCGGTGCCGATGCGCCCATCCGCCGTTGCTCGCCAGGTGTCGAGCAACGTGGTGCTGGGCCGTGACGTGGCCCAGGGGCCCGGCACGCTGGTGGCGACATTGCGAGTGGACCGCACGCCCCCGGCGATTTTCGACCACCCGCTGGACCATATACCGGGCATGTTGTTGCTCGAAGGCTTTCGTCAAATGGCACTGGTGGCGGCCCAACGGCACTTGCAGATAAGCCCCGAAACCTTGGCGCTGTCACGTTGCGAGGTAGCGTTCAGGTGCTTTGGCGAGTTTGCATTACCGACCCAGGTACGTTGCCACCTTGCCTCCTTGGCGCACGATGAGCAGGGGCGCGTGAGCGTGGCCTTGGACATCGTGCAGGGCGGCGCGGTGCTCGCCACCGCAGCGCTTGAACTGCTACCGGTGCCGGCCCGGGTTGGCGGGGGTGAGCAATGAGCCGGCTGCAGTTTATCTGGTTCGACTTCGGCGGCGTGCTGTCACCCCCTATCCCGGCGCTGTTCGCGCAGTACCAGGTCAAGACGGGGCTGGATCCGCAGGTATTGCAACAGGCGATGCAGGATGTCGCCGACGACCTCGGCGTGCCGATGCTCGCGCCCATCGAGTGCGGGCTGCTGAGCGAGGCCGAGTGGGGCCGGCGCCTGGAACAAGCCTTGCGCCGCCGTCACCAGCACCTGGACGTGTCCCGCGCCCGTCTGCAGGCTTTCGGCGAACATTGGTTTGCCGGGGTGCCGGCCAATGCACCGCTGGTTGCGGCGGTCAGGGC contains:
- the yghU gene encoding glutathione-dependent disulfide-bond oxidoreductase, whose product is MSKTAYVPPTVWHNDAPSGGQFASINRPTAGPTHEKELPVGKHPLQLYSLATPNGIKVTILLEELLALGHSDAEYDAWLIRINEGDQFGSGFVGINPNSKIPALLDRSATPPIRVFESGSILLYLAEKFGQFLPEDLAGRTETLNWLFWQMGAAPYLGGGFGHFYVYAPEKIEYAINRFTMEAKRQLDVLDRRLAQSPYLAGEHYTIADIAVWAWYGQLVRGTVYSAAQFLAAHEYTHVQRWAEVIANRPAVKRGMRVNRTWGDEPNQVPERHEAADLD
- a CDS encoding amidase, which encodes MNTPLQTSEAGTARSIEVTEATIAQLRAALETGQATAVELVQAYLARVDAYDAADTPTALNAVVVRNPAALDEARASDARRAQGQTLGPLDGIPYTAKDSYLVKGLTAASGSPAFAKLVAQRDAFTVERLRAGGAICLGKTNMPPMANGGMQRGVYGRAESPYNAAYLTAPFASGSSNGAGTATAASFAAFGLAEETWSSGRGPASNNGLCAYTPSRGVISVRGNWPLTPTMDVVVPYARTMADLLEVLDVVVAQDPDTRGDLWRLQPWVPIPSVASVRPASYPALAAGTEALAGKRFGVPRMFINADPAAGTSEAPGIGGPTGQRINTRASVIALWEAARKAIQAAGGEVVEVDFPLVSNCEGDRPGAPTVFNRGLVSPEFLHHELWDLSAWAFDEFLQANADPHLNRLVDVDGLKIFPHDPGTLPNREGDLAAGMDEYVRMAERGITPWDQITTLPDGLRGLEQTRRLDLEDWMDTLKLDAVLFPTVADVGPANADVHPESADIAWSNGVWVANGNLAIRHLGVPTVTVPMGVMSDIGMPVGLTFAGRAYDDSALLRYAAGFESTGSKRLVPPRTPALKH
- a CDS encoding MFS transporter; amino-acid sequence: MTNARPATVRFGAFCVASFLLSIAYGATFLLSLLIASLGGNEGQAGQVFAVAMVSTLAAVLGSGHLMQRWGAARCITLGAACLVLASLGFAQVSDLGPALWVCGLLLGVGWGLFYTVGPIMVAAMIEPARRTHCFALLSGSMLTGIGSGPLAGKLASHFGFAVQSAFYCAALAAALGGLYFWQLGGGQRPAGRVEISLASAAKVLCSRSAWSILLVGLGGAIFGGLGSFQTSYAHSLGLDYSLFFMGFMGAAIGCRLLIAGWVVKRDPLATSALLTGLMLIAVTGFGSWVHGSLGYILTAALLGIGYGLNYSVINGLAANEAPPGLTAQALLLFSLAYFIGVFGYPFLAGKLISEGGVQGLLLSVNLIALLVWLVSLGRWLGGLFGRAGAASNP
- a CDS encoding ABC transporter ATP-binding protein, producing MIELNNVTAYQQQTRVFDRVSLKIDYQERVAILGPNGAGKSTLLKLINRELYPVERPDSSLTLFGQQTVNLWDLRSKIGFVSQDMQEDYTPYTSALDVVLSGFFGAMGAHAHLQPTAEQIARARDLLGQLGMDVDEQRMFQRLSTGQKRRLLLARALAHSPQALILDEPTSGLDMGASLGLLTLMRDFCHEQRAMIITTHHIDEIIPEIDRVVLINHGRVVADGPKAQVLTSAQLSELYGTQLQVSEQDGWYRCWHA
- a CDS encoding ScbA/BarX family gamma-butyrolactone biosynthesis protein — encoded protein: MSQSPVSSPVVAGFINPSLLIECENTVPRSMVHRAAVSEVFLTGAVLAGEGHFRCMAQLPRTHSYFSEHSQRHAHYDMLLLLEVFRQASIYISHAFLNVSAQDKFIYLDSVTHVTERNALAVGERPALALIEVWVVDHHWRHGVRSGVTLNMALSIDGQVAARHEGMSIRWMAGAAWARMRARGQAMVPVGADGVAQLPVPMRPSAVARQVSSNVVLGRDVAQGPGTLVATLRVDRTPPAIFDHPLDHIPGMLLLEGFRQMALVAAQRHLQISPETLALSRCEVAFRCFGEFALPTQVRCHLASLAHDEQGRVSVALDIVQGGAVLATAALELLPVPARVGGGEQ